The sequence TCGGTCGGCGCGGATATGGTCGCGATGGGGACCCGGGGGCGCCACGGCGAGAACCGGTTTCTGGTGGGGTCGGTGGCCGAGCGCGTGGTCCGGACCTGTCCCGTGCCGGTGTTGACCGTCCGCCAGCTCGCCGCCGACGAGGACGCCGAGGAGCCGGTCGGGGAGCCCGGCCGGGCGTAACCCCACCCCCGGTCGACCCTCGCGGGTTTATCCGTCCGGGCGCGCAGGCCCGTAGTATGGAGATCAGCCAGGGCCGGCTGCGGGCGGACATCGAGGCGAACGCGGCTTTCGGCGCGGTCGACGCCGACGAGGGGCGGGGGCGGACGCTCCTGACCGGGAGCGACGCCGACCGGCGGGCGAGAGAGCGCTTCGTCGACCGGCTCCGCGACGCCGACCTCGACGTGCGGGTCGACGCCGTCGGCAACGTCGCGGGGCGGTGGACGCCGCCCGGATGCGACCCCGGCGCCGCGCCGGTCGCGATCGGCAGCCACCTGGACTCGGTGCCCCGCGGCGGGATCTTCGACGGCCCGCTCGGGACCTACGCGGGCCTGGAGGCGGTGCGTGCGATGCAGGACGCCGATGTCGCCCCCGGCCGGCCGGTCGACGTCGTCGCCTTCACCGAGGAGGAGGGCGCGCGGTTCGGGATCGGCACGCTCGGGTCGTCGGTCGCGGCGGGCGGCCGGGACGTCGCCGACGCGCTCGACCTGGTCGACGACGAGGGCGTCACGCTCCGGGAGCGGCTCGACGCGATCGGGTTCCGCGGTGACGACGGGATCGACCCCGCGTCCTGGAGCGCGTGGGTCGAACTCCACATCGAGCAGGGGACCCGACTGACCGACGCCGGCGCGGACGTCGGCGTGGTGGAGGCGATCACCGGCATCACCAACTGCGAGGTCGCGGTCGCCGGCGAGGCCGACCACGCGGGGTCGACGCCGATGTACGAGCGGACCGACGCCCTCGCCGCCGGCGCCGAGTTCGTACGCGACGTCGAACGCGCCGCCGAGGAAGTCGCCGCCGACCGGGAGTCGGCGGTCGCGACCGTCGGGCAGGGGACGATCGAGCCGAACGCCCGGAACATCGTCCCCGGCGAGGTCCGGTTCCAACTCGACCTCCGCGACACCGACGCCGGAACGATGGACCGGCTGGTCGAGCGGTGCCGAACCAGCCTGGCGCGGTTGGAGCGGACCCGGGGGGTCGAAACCGACATCGACCGGTACCGGACCAGCCCGCCGACGCCGATGGCCGACCGGTGCGTCGGGGCCGCCGACGACGCGGCCGCCGCCCGCGGCGCCGACGCGGTCCGACTCCACTCCGCGGCGGTCCACGACACCGCGAACCTGGCCGACGCGACCGACGTCGGCCTCCTGTTTGCGCCCTCCGTCGACGGCGCCTCCCACTCGCCGCGGGAGTGGACCGACTGGGAGGACTGTGCAACGGCGGCGGGGGTCCTCGCGGCGACGGTCCGCCGGCTCGCGGCGGGAGACTGAACCCCGAACCACGCCGGTTTTCACCCCGGCGGCCGTCGGAAGGCTATGGACGACGAACTCATCGACAGCGGACAACTGTCCGTGACGCGGAAGTCCCGACTCCCCGGGACCGGCTTCTTCTACCCCGACTCCCTCGACGACGCACGGACCGAAGAGCGGGTCGCCGAGGCGGTCGACGGCGCCGAAGCCGTCGTCGTCGCCGACACCGACGCCGACGGGCTGGGGTGTGTGGCGTTGCTCCGGGAGATGTACGACGCGACGCTTTCGTGGGGCTCGTTCGCGGACGACGTCGCCGACCGGGTCGATCGGTGGAACGACCCCGCGGGCGGCGACGAGGACAGCGGTGGCGACGAGACGGACGAGAGCGACGGAGCGGACGAGCGCCCCCGGTCGACGGTCGCCTTAGTCGGCGCCGGGCCCTACTCCCTGGACGAGGCACTGGCGAACGTCGTCGAGTACGCCCCCGAGGGGATCGACCTCTACGTCTGCGACCTCTGTCCCGACGAGTACGACTGGATCGCCGCGGAACTCGACGCCGCGGTCGACCTCGCGGCGTCGGTCGCGTGGTACGACCACCACCAGTGGGACGACGACACCGCCGAGGCGGTCCGTGCGGCCGGCGTCGACCTCGTCGTCGGCGAGTCCGACGCGGAGTGTTCGACCGACGTGACGCTCCGGTCGCTGGACTACGACTTCGGCGAGCGGTGGGCCGAACTGGCGGCGGTCACCCGCGATCACGACCTCTGGCGGAAGGAGGACCCCCGGAGCGACGACCTCGCGGACTACGCCTACTGGACGGACCCCGAGGAGTACGTGACGATGGTGGGGACCTTCGGCGTCGATCTCCCCGACGCCGTCGCGGAGTACATCGACCTCCGGCGGGTCGAAAAGGAGAACCTGATCGACGCGGCAGTGTCGCGGGCCGAGCTCAAGCGGGTCGGCCCCTGGACCGTCGGCGTCACCTACGGCCGGTGCTCGCAGAACGAGGTCGCGGAAGCACTTCGCGAGCAGGGTGCCGACGCGGCGATCGTCGTCAAGCCGGCGGGCAGCGCGAGCATTCGGGGCTCGGAGGGCTTCGAGCGCGCCCACGAGGTCGCGGGCCGCGTCAACGGCGGCGGGCATCCCCGCGCTGCGGGCTGCAAACCCGACATCTACGACGATATGCTCGACTACGCCCACCACTGGACGACCGGCGGCGCGACCGCAAAACGGGTGATCCTCCGGGCGTTCGAGGCGGTCGCCGACGAGATGCAAGCGGAGACCAAAGCGGACGCCGAAAGCGCCACATCGGACGAATAGCCAGGGGGCCGACGCGCTCCGGGGCAGTCACGTCGCCGTGCGGATGGGACATAGCCGACGGTTAGCGGCCGCGTCCGCGGCCGTTACCGCCCCTGTTTCCGTTGTTGCCGTCCTCTTCATCCTCGTCCTCGTCGCCGTCGTCATCGTCTTCCTCGTCGTCGCCGCGCGGCGGCGCGCTCTTGTCCTCCCGAAGCAGGAGGTCGAAGCCGGGCGCGTCGCCGGGGGTGAGGTATCCGACCGCGAAGGCTGTGTAGGTGCTGCCGGCCTCGAAGGTAACGCCGTCGAGTCGGAGCACCGGGTCGCGGGGCTGATCTCGACGCCGTAGTCGCACCCGCGGTTGCGTAGCCGCTCGACTCCCCGAACCCGATGTCCTCGAGGACCGTGATCGCACCGTCGTTGACTGTCACGTCCACCCCGGGAGCATCGGGCGAGGCGTGGATCGCCCGCACCCGGAACTCGTCGTCGAGGGTCGCGCCGTTGGTCTCCTCGGCGCTGCTCGCGCCGACGGGAGCCGGGAGCAGGGCGGTTCCGGCGCCGACGCCTTGCAGTACTGATCGTCCGGTTGCGTTCATATCCACACCGGGAAGGAGTACCGGATTTTTGACAGTAATTCGGTGAAGTTCGGCTCAACGGAGGCTGGAATTCGACTCAACCGGCGCGATAAGTAGCCTTAACAGACCGTTGAACGGGTCTCTAAGACCTTCTGAACCTCAATTAACTTCTGCCGAGTGGGACAGCGGGATTCCGAGGCCAGC comes from Halobellus ruber and encodes:
- a CDS encoding M20 family metallo-hydrolase, with protein sequence MEISQGRLRADIEANAAFGAVDADEGRGRTLLTGSDADRRARERFVDRLRDADLDVRVDAVGNVAGRWTPPGCDPGAAPVAIGSHLDSVPRGGIFDGPLGTYAGLEAVRAMQDADVAPGRPVDVVAFTEEEGARFGIGTLGSSVAAGGRDVADALDLVDDEGVTLRERLDAIGFRGDDGIDPASWSAWVELHIEQGTRLTDAGADVGVVEAITGITNCEVAVAGEADHAGSTPMYERTDALAAGAEFVRDVERAAEEVAADRESAVATVGQGTIEPNARNIVPGEVRFQLDLRDTDAGTMDRLVERCRTSLARLERTRGVETDIDRYRTSPPTPMADRCVGAADDAAAARGADAVRLHSAAVHDTANLADATDVGLLFAPSVDGASHSPREWTDWEDCATAAGVLAATVRRLAAGD
- a CDS encoding DHH family phosphoesterase, producing MDDELIDSGQLSVTRKSRLPGTGFFYPDSLDDARTEERVAEAVDGAEAVVVADTDADGLGCVALLREMYDATLSWGSFADDVADRVDRWNDPAGGDEDSGGDETDESDGADERPRSTVALVGAGPYSLDEALANVVEYAPEGIDLYVCDLCPDEYDWIAAELDAAVDLAASVAWYDHHQWDDDTAEAVRAAGVDLVVGESDAECSTDVTLRSLDYDFGERWAELAAVTRDHDLWRKEDPRSDDLADYAYWTDPEEYVTMVGTFGVDLPDAVAEYIDLRRVEKENLIDAAVSRAELKRVGPWTVGVTYGRCSQNEVAEALREQGADAAIVVKPAGSASIRGSEGFERAHEVAGRVNGGGHPRAAGCKPDIYDDMLDYAHHWTTGGATAKRVILRAFEAVADEMQAETKADAESATSDE